The following proteins are encoded in a genomic region of Coregonus clupeaformis isolate EN_2021a chromosome 14, ASM2061545v1, whole genome shotgun sequence:
- the dtna gene encoding dystrobrevin alpha isoform X7 — translation MVHSEGMIEDRGRSGDIMAERRQLFAEMRAQELDSIRLSTYRTACKLRFVQKKCNLHLVDIWNVIEAFRENGLNTMDLNTEFTVARLEAILSTIFYQLNKRMPTTHQINVEQSISLLLNFLLAAYDPESLGKISVFVVKMALATICGGKILDKLRYVFSQMSDPGGIMVYSQFDQFLREVLKLPMTVFEGPSFGYTEQATRTCFAQQKKVSLNTFLDTLMSDPPPQCLVWLPLMHRLANVENVFHPVECSYCHSESMMGFRYRCQQCHNYQLCQDCFWRGHASGSHSNQHQMKEYTSWKSPAKKLSNALSKSLSCASSREPLHPMFPDMPEKPLNLAHIVDTWPPRPMNSTNDFMLSHSMPTSGNPYSKNLPYNTKNNEAEQRKQLARAAPDLLKGRGLLESSNHQDEEHSLIARYAARLASDAATVKQAQQQRVPNDISFSLDANKQQRQLIAELESKNREILQEIQRLRVQHEQASQPPTGTAQQNPTLLAELRLLRQRKDELEQRMSALQESRRELMVQLEQLMLLLKEEERKQATQGPGSPRSSPSHAVSRPIPMPTQSESAATTPTHTPQDSLMGVGGDVQEAFAQGPRRNLRNDLLVAADSITNTMSSLVKELNSEAGSETESNMDSQTDELVSSPSFDLLAQITTKPRVGRRNTGGVEEECYENDLVQVLEDELKMEELLKHRQEQEKTRMVTLQQ, via the exons ATGGTACATTCTGAAGG AATGATTGAAGATCGTGGGAGGAGTGGTGACATAATGGCGGAGAGACGACAACTGTTCGCAGAGATGC GGGCACAAGAGTTGGATTCCATAAGATTGTCCACGTATAGAACAGCTTGCAAACTCAGATTCGTTCAGAAGAAATGCAATC TCCATTTGGTGGACATCTGGAATGTGATTGAGGCGTTCCGAGAGAACGGCCTGAACACCATGGACCTCAACACAGAGTTCACTGTGGCTCGCCTGGAAGCAATACTCTCCACCATCTTCTACCAGCTCAACAAGCGCATGCCCACCACCCACCAGATAAATGTGGAACAGTCCATCAGTCTGCTGCTCAACTTCCTGCTGGCTGCCTATGACCC GGAAAGCCTCGGAAAAATCTCTGTCTTTGTTGTGAAGATGGCCCTGGCAACCATCTGCGGAGGGAAGATTTTGGATAAATTAAGAT ATGTTTTTTCACAGAtgtcagaccctggtggcatAATGGTATACTCCCAATTTGACCAGTTTCTGAGGGAGGTTCTCAAATTACCAATGACTGTTTTTGAGGGACCTTCCTTTGGCTATACTGAGCAAGCCACAAGAACTTGCTTTGCACAGCAG AAAAAGGTCTCCCTCAACACATTCCTGGACACGCTGATGTCAGACCCTCCTCCTCAGTGTCTGGTGTGGTTACCACTTATGCATCGCTTGGCTAATGTGGAGAATG TGTTCCACCCAGTCGAGTGCTCTTACTGCCACAGTGAGAGTATGATGGGCTTCCGCTACCGCTGCCAGCAATGTCATAATTACCAGCTGTGTCAGGACTGCTTCTGGAGGGGGCATGCCAGCGGTTCCCATAGTAACCAGCACCAAATGAAGGAGTACACGTCATGG AAATCGCCTGCTAAGAAGTTATCTAATGCTCTCAGCAAGTCTCTGAGCTGTGCATCCAGCAGAGAACCTTTACACCCTATGTTTCCTGACATGCCAGAGAAACCTCTGAACCTTGCCCACATTGT AGACACTTG GCCTCCCAGACCAATGAACAGCACCAATGACTTCATGCTCTCCCACTCCATGCCCACGTCAGGGAACCCTTACTCTAAGAA CTTGCCTTATAATACCAAGAATAATGAAGCTGAGCAGAGAAAACAGTTGGCTAGGGCTGCTCCAGATCTGTTGAAAGGAAGGGG TTTGCTGGAGAGCAGTAACCACCAGGATGAAGAGCACAGTCTCATCGCCCGCTACGCTGCTAGACTGGCCTCTGACGCAGCCACCGTG AAACAAGCCCAGCAGCAGAGGGTGCCCAACgacatctctttctctctggacGCCAACAAGCAGCAGAGGCAGCTTATTGCCGAGCTGGAGAGCAAAAACAG AGAGATCCTGCAGGAGATCCAGCGCCTGCGAGTGCAGCACGAGCAGGCCTCCCAGCCGCCAACGGGCACGGCCCAACAGAACCCCACTCTGCTGGCCGAGCTACGGCTTCTCAG GCAACGCAAAGATGAGCTGGAGCAGAGGATGTCCGCTCTGCAGGAGAGTCGCAGGGAACTCATGGTACAGCTGGAGCAGCTGATGCTGCTGCTGAAG GAGGAGGAAAGGAAGCAAGCT ACTCAGGGGCCTGGCTCCCCCCGCTCATCCCCAAGCCACGCAGTCAGCCGGCCCATCCCCATGCCAACCCAGTCAGAGTCTGCCGCCACCACACCCACTCACACCCCTCAGGACTCACTCATGGGTGTGGGAGGAGATGTGCAGGAGGCCTTCGCTCAGG GCCCCAGGAGGAACTTGAGAAATGACCTTCTAGTTGCTGCTGACTCCATCACCAACACCATGTCTTCATTGGTTAAAGAGCTCAATTCAG AGGCTGgaagtgagacagagagcaaCATGGACTCTCAGACAGACGAACTGGTCTCCTCTCCCTCATTCGATCTTCTAGCACAGATAACCACTAAACCACG
- the dtna gene encoding dystrobrevin alpha isoform X3, producing MIEDRGRSGDIMAERRQLFAEMRAQELDSIRLSTYRTACKLRFVQKKCNLHLVDIWNVIEAFRENGLNTMDLNTEFTVARLEAILSTIFYQLNKRMPTTHQINVEQSISLLLNFLLAAYDPESLGKISVFVVKMALATICGGKILDKLRYVFSQMSDPGGIMVYSQFDQFLREVLKLPMTVFEGPSFGYTEQATRTCFAQQKKVSLNTFLDTLMSDPPPQCLVWLPLMHRLANVENVFHPVECSYCHSESMMGFRYRCQQCHNYQLCQDCFWRGHASGSHSNQHQMKEYTSWKSPAKKLSNALSKSLSCASSREPLHPMFPDMPEKPLNLAHIVDTWPPRPMNSTNDFMLSHSMPTSGNPYSKNLPYNTKNNEAEQRKQLARAAPDLLKGRGLNYSLDVADRLADEHVLIGLYVNLLQHNPTSCLLESSNHQDEEHSLIARYAARLASDAATVKQAQQQRVPNDISFSLDANKQQRQLIAELESKNREILQEIQRLRVQHEQASQPPTGTAQQNPTLLAELRLLRQRKDELEQRMSALQESRRELMVQLEQLMLLLKEEERKQATQGPGSPRSSPSHAVSRPIPMPTQSESAATTPTHTPQDSLMGVGGDVQEAFAQGPRRNLRNDLLVAADSITNTMSSLVKELNSEAGSETESNMDSQTDELVSSPSFDLLAQITTKPRVGRRNTGGVEEECYENDLVQVLEDELKMEELLKHRQEQEKTRMVTLQQ from the exons ATGATTGAAGATCGTGGGAGGAGTGGTGACATAATGGCGGAGAGACGACAACTGTTCGCAGAGATGC GGGCACAAGAGTTGGATTCCATAAGATTGTCCACGTATAGAACAGCTTGCAAACTCAGATTCGTTCAGAAGAAATGCAATC TCCATTTGGTGGACATCTGGAATGTGATTGAGGCGTTCCGAGAGAACGGCCTGAACACCATGGACCTCAACACAGAGTTCACTGTGGCTCGCCTGGAAGCAATACTCTCCACCATCTTCTACCAGCTCAACAAGCGCATGCCCACCACCCACCAGATAAATGTGGAACAGTCCATCAGTCTGCTGCTCAACTTCCTGCTGGCTGCCTATGACCC GGAAAGCCTCGGAAAAATCTCTGTCTTTGTTGTGAAGATGGCCCTGGCAACCATCTGCGGAGGGAAGATTTTGGATAAATTAAGAT ATGTTTTTTCACAGAtgtcagaccctggtggcatAATGGTATACTCCCAATTTGACCAGTTTCTGAGGGAGGTTCTCAAATTACCAATGACTGTTTTTGAGGGACCTTCCTTTGGCTATACTGAGCAAGCCACAAGAACTTGCTTTGCACAGCAG AAAAAGGTCTCCCTCAACACATTCCTGGACACGCTGATGTCAGACCCTCCTCCTCAGTGTCTGGTGTGGTTACCACTTATGCATCGCTTGGCTAATGTGGAGAATG TGTTCCACCCAGTCGAGTGCTCTTACTGCCACAGTGAGAGTATGATGGGCTTCCGCTACCGCTGCCAGCAATGTCATAATTACCAGCTGTGTCAGGACTGCTTCTGGAGGGGGCATGCCAGCGGTTCCCATAGTAACCAGCACCAAATGAAGGAGTACACGTCATGG AAATCGCCTGCTAAGAAGTTATCTAATGCTCTCAGCAAGTCTCTGAGCTGTGCATCCAGCAGAGAACCTTTACACCCTATGTTTCCTGACATGCCAGAGAAACCTCTGAACCTTGCCCACATTGT AGACACTTG GCCTCCCAGACCAATGAACAGCACCAATGACTTCATGCTCTCCCACTCCATGCCCACGTCAGGGAACCCTTACTCTAAGAA CTTGCCTTATAATACCAAGAATAATGAAGCTGAGCAGAGAAAACAGTTGGCTAGGGCTGCTCCAGATCTGTTGAAAGGAAGGGG GTTAAACTACAGTCTTGATGTGGCCGATAGACTGGCTGATGAACATGTTCTCATTGGGCTGTATGTGAATCTCCTACAACACAACCCCACATCATG TTTGCTGGAGAGCAGTAACCACCAGGATGAAGAGCACAGTCTCATCGCCCGCTACGCTGCTAGACTGGCCTCTGACGCAGCCACCGTG AAACAAGCCCAGCAGCAGAGGGTGCCCAACgacatctctttctctctggacGCCAACAAGCAGCAGAGGCAGCTTATTGCCGAGCTGGAGAGCAAAAACAG AGAGATCCTGCAGGAGATCCAGCGCCTGCGAGTGCAGCACGAGCAGGCCTCCCAGCCGCCAACGGGCACGGCCCAACAGAACCCCACTCTGCTGGCCGAGCTACGGCTTCTCAG GCAACGCAAAGATGAGCTGGAGCAGAGGATGTCCGCTCTGCAGGAGAGTCGCAGGGAACTCATGGTACAGCTGGAGCAGCTGATGCTGCTGCTGAAG GAGGAGGAAAGGAAGCAAGCT ACTCAGGGGCCTGGCTCCCCCCGCTCATCCCCAAGCCACGCAGTCAGCCGGCCCATCCCCATGCCAACCCAGTCAGAGTCTGCCGCCACCACACCCACTCACACCCCTCAGGACTCACTCATGGGTGTGGGAGGAGATGTGCAGGAGGCCTTCGCTCAGG GCCCCAGGAGGAACTTGAGAAATGACCTTCTAGTTGCTGCTGACTCCATCACCAACACCATGTCTTCATTGGTTAAAGAGCTCAATTCAG AGGCTGgaagtgagacagagagcaaCATGGACTCTCAGACAGACGAACTGGTCTCCTCTCCCTCATTCGATCTTCTAGCACAGATAACCACTAAACCACG
- the dtna gene encoding dystrobrevin alpha isoform X4 — translation MVHSEGMIEDRGRSGDIMAERRQLFAEMRAQELDSIRLSTYRTACKLRFVQKKCNLHLVDIWNVIEAFRENGLNTMDLNTEFTVARLEAILSTIFYQLNKRMPTTHQINVEQSISLLLNFLLAAYDPESLGKISVFVVKMALATICGGKILDKLRYVFSQMSDPGGIMVYSQFDQFLREVLKLPMTVFEGPSFGYTEQATRTCFAQQKKVSLNTFLDTLMSDPPPQCLVWLPLMHRLANVENVFHPVECSYCHSESMMGFRYRCQQCHNYQLCQDCFWRGHASGSHSNQHQMKEYTSWKSPAKKLSNALSKSLSCASSREPLHPMFPDMPEKPLNLAHIVDTWPPRPMNSTNDFMLSHSMPTSGNPYSKNLPYNTKNNEAEQRKQLARAAPDLLKGRGLNYSLDVADRLADEHVLIGLYVNLLQHNPTSCLLESSNHQDEEHSLIARYAARLASDAATVKQAQQQRVPNDISFSLDANKQQRQLIAELESKNREILQEIQRLRVQHEQASQPPTGTAQQNPTLLAELRLLRQRKDELEQRMSALQESRRELMVQLEQLMLLLKTQGPGSPRSSPSHAVSRPIPMPTQSESAATTPTHTPQDSLMGVGGDVQEAFAQGPRRNLRNDLLVAADSITNTMSSLVKELNSEAGSETESNMDSQTDELVSSPSFDLLAQITTKPRVGRRNTGGVEEECYENDLVQVLEDELKMEELLKHRQEQEKTRMVTLQQ, via the exons ATGGTACATTCTGAAGG AATGATTGAAGATCGTGGGAGGAGTGGTGACATAATGGCGGAGAGACGACAACTGTTCGCAGAGATGC GGGCACAAGAGTTGGATTCCATAAGATTGTCCACGTATAGAACAGCTTGCAAACTCAGATTCGTTCAGAAGAAATGCAATC TCCATTTGGTGGACATCTGGAATGTGATTGAGGCGTTCCGAGAGAACGGCCTGAACACCATGGACCTCAACACAGAGTTCACTGTGGCTCGCCTGGAAGCAATACTCTCCACCATCTTCTACCAGCTCAACAAGCGCATGCCCACCACCCACCAGATAAATGTGGAACAGTCCATCAGTCTGCTGCTCAACTTCCTGCTGGCTGCCTATGACCC GGAAAGCCTCGGAAAAATCTCTGTCTTTGTTGTGAAGATGGCCCTGGCAACCATCTGCGGAGGGAAGATTTTGGATAAATTAAGAT ATGTTTTTTCACAGAtgtcagaccctggtggcatAATGGTATACTCCCAATTTGACCAGTTTCTGAGGGAGGTTCTCAAATTACCAATGACTGTTTTTGAGGGACCTTCCTTTGGCTATACTGAGCAAGCCACAAGAACTTGCTTTGCACAGCAG AAAAAGGTCTCCCTCAACACATTCCTGGACACGCTGATGTCAGACCCTCCTCCTCAGTGTCTGGTGTGGTTACCACTTATGCATCGCTTGGCTAATGTGGAGAATG TGTTCCACCCAGTCGAGTGCTCTTACTGCCACAGTGAGAGTATGATGGGCTTCCGCTACCGCTGCCAGCAATGTCATAATTACCAGCTGTGTCAGGACTGCTTCTGGAGGGGGCATGCCAGCGGTTCCCATAGTAACCAGCACCAAATGAAGGAGTACACGTCATGG AAATCGCCTGCTAAGAAGTTATCTAATGCTCTCAGCAAGTCTCTGAGCTGTGCATCCAGCAGAGAACCTTTACACCCTATGTTTCCTGACATGCCAGAGAAACCTCTGAACCTTGCCCACATTGT AGACACTTG GCCTCCCAGACCAATGAACAGCACCAATGACTTCATGCTCTCCCACTCCATGCCCACGTCAGGGAACCCTTACTCTAAGAA CTTGCCTTATAATACCAAGAATAATGAAGCTGAGCAGAGAAAACAGTTGGCTAGGGCTGCTCCAGATCTGTTGAAAGGAAGGGG GTTAAACTACAGTCTTGATGTGGCCGATAGACTGGCTGATGAACATGTTCTCATTGGGCTGTATGTGAATCTCCTACAACACAACCCCACATCATG TTTGCTGGAGAGCAGTAACCACCAGGATGAAGAGCACAGTCTCATCGCCCGCTACGCTGCTAGACTGGCCTCTGACGCAGCCACCGTG AAACAAGCCCAGCAGCAGAGGGTGCCCAACgacatctctttctctctggacGCCAACAAGCAGCAGAGGCAGCTTATTGCCGAGCTGGAGAGCAAAAACAG AGAGATCCTGCAGGAGATCCAGCGCCTGCGAGTGCAGCACGAGCAGGCCTCCCAGCCGCCAACGGGCACGGCCCAACAGAACCCCACTCTGCTGGCCGAGCTACGGCTTCTCAG GCAACGCAAAGATGAGCTGGAGCAGAGGATGTCCGCTCTGCAGGAGAGTCGCAGGGAACTCATGGTACAGCTGGAGCAGCTGATGCTGCTGCTGAAG ACTCAGGGGCCTGGCTCCCCCCGCTCATCCCCAAGCCACGCAGTCAGCCGGCCCATCCCCATGCCAACCCAGTCAGAGTCTGCCGCCACCACACCCACTCACACCCCTCAGGACTCACTCATGGGTGTGGGAGGAGATGTGCAGGAGGCCTTCGCTCAGG GCCCCAGGAGGAACTTGAGAAATGACCTTCTAGTTGCTGCTGACTCCATCACCAACACCATGTCTTCATTGGTTAAAGAGCTCAATTCAG AGGCTGgaagtgagacagagagcaaCATGGACTCTCAGACAGACGAACTGGTCTCCTCTCCCTCATTCGATCTTCTAGCACAGATAACCACTAAACCACG
- the dtna gene encoding dystrobrevin alpha isoform X1, which produces MVHSEGMIEDRGRSGDIMAERRQLFAEMRAQELDSIRLSTYRTACKLRFVQKKCNLHLVDIWNVIEAFRENGLNTMDLNTEFTVARLEAILSTIFYQLNKRMPTTHQINVEQSISLLLNFLLAAYDPESLGKISVFVVKMALATICGGKILDKLRYVFSQMSDPGGIMVYSQFDQFLREVLKLPMTVFEGPSFGYTEQATRTCFAQQKKVSLNTFLDTLMSDPPPQCLVWLPLMHRLANVENVFHPVECSYCHSESMMGFRYRCQQCHNYQLCQDCFWRGHASGSHSNQHQMKEYTSWKSPAKKLSNALSKSLSCASSREPLHPMFPDMPEKPLNLAHIVDTWPPRPMNSTNDFMLSHSMPTSGNPYSKNLPYNTKNNEAEQRKQLARAAPDLLKGRGLNYSLDVADRLADEHVLIGLYVNLLQHNPTSCLLESSNHQDEEHSLIARYAARLASDAATVKQAQQQRVPNDISFSLDANKQQRQLIAELESKNREILQEIQRLRVQHEQASQPPTGTAQQNPTLLAELRLLRQRKDELEQRMSALQESRRELMVQLEQLMLLLKEEERKQATQGPGSPRSSPSHAVSRPIPMPTQSESAATTPTHTPQDSLMGVGGDVQEAFAQGPRRNLRNDLLVAADSITNTMSSLVKELNSEAGSETESNMDSQTDELVSSPSFDLLAQITTKPRVGRRNTGGVEEECYENDLVQVLEDELKMEELLKHRQEQEKTRMVTLQQ; this is translated from the exons ATGGTACATTCTGAAGG AATGATTGAAGATCGTGGGAGGAGTGGTGACATAATGGCGGAGAGACGACAACTGTTCGCAGAGATGC GGGCACAAGAGTTGGATTCCATAAGATTGTCCACGTATAGAACAGCTTGCAAACTCAGATTCGTTCAGAAGAAATGCAATC TCCATTTGGTGGACATCTGGAATGTGATTGAGGCGTTCCGAGAGAACGGCCTGAACACCATGGACCTCAACACAGAGTTCACTGTGGCTCGCCTGGAAGCAATACTCTCCACCATCTTCTACCAGCTCAACAAGCGCATGCCCACCACCCACCAGATAAATGTGGAACAGTCCATCAGTCTGCTGCTCAACTTCCTGCTGGCTGCCTATGACCC GGAAAGCCTCGGAAAAATCTCTGTCTTTGTTGTGAAGATGGCCCTGGCAACCATCTGCGGAGGGAAGATTTTGGATAAATTAAGAT ATGTTTTTTCACAGAtgtcagaccctggtggcatAATGGTATACTCCCAATTTGACCAGTTTCTGAGGGAGGTTCTCAAATTACCAATGACTGTTTTTGAGGGACCTTCCTTTGGCTATACTGAGCAAGCCACAAGAACTTGCTTTGCACAGCAG AAAAAGGTCTCCCTCAACACATTCCTGGACACGCTGATGTCAGACCCTCCTCCTCAGTGTCTGGTGTGGTTACCACTTATGCATCGCTTGGCTAATGTGGAGAATG TGTTCCACCCAGTCGAGTGCTCTTACTGCCACAGTGAGAGTATGATGGGCTTCCGCTACCGCTGCCAGCAATGTCATAATTACCAGCTGTGTCAGGACTGCTTCTGGAGGGGGCATGCCAGCGGTTCCCATAGTAACCAGCACCAAATGAAGGAGTACACGTCATGG AAATCGCCTGCTAAGAAGTTATCTAATGCTCTCAGCAAGTCTCTGAGCTGTGCATCCAGCAGAGAACCTTTACACCCTATGTTTCCTGACATGCCAGAGAAACCTCTGAACCTTGCCCACATTGT AGACACTTG GCCTCCCAGACCAATGAACAGCACCAATGACTTCATGCTCTCCCACTCCATGCCCACGTCAGGGAACCCTTACTCTAAGAA CTTGCCTTATAATACCAAGAATAATGAAGCTGAGCAGAGAAAACAGTTGGCTAGGGCTGCTCCAGATCTGTTGAAAGGAAGGGG GTTAAACTACAGTCTTGATGTGGCCGATAGACTGGCTGATGAACATGTTCTCATTGGGCTGTATGTGAATCTCCTACAACACAACCCCACATCATG TTTGCTGGAGAGCAGTAACCACCAGGATGAAGAGCACAGTCTCATCGCCCGCTACGCTGCTAGACTGGCCTCTGACGCAGCCACCGTG AAACAAGCCCAGCAGCAGAGGGTGCCCAACgacatctctttctctctggacGCCAACAAGCAGCAGAGGCAGCTTATTGCCGAGCTGGAGAGCAAAAACAG AGAGATCCTGCAGGAGATCCAGCGCCTGCGAGTGCAGCACGAGCAGGCCTCCCAGCCGCCAACGGGCACGGCCCAACAGAACCCCACTCTGCTGGCCGAGCTACGGCTTCTCAG GCAACGCAAAGATGAGCTGGAGCAGAGGATGTCCGCTCTGCAGGAGAGTCGCAGGGAACTCATGGTACAGCTGGAGCAGCTGATGCTGCTGCTGAAG GAGGAGGAAAGGAAGCAAGCT ACTCAGGGGCCTGGCTCCCCCCGCTCATCCCCAAGCCACGCAGTCAGCCGGCCCATCCCCATGCCAACCCAGTCAGAGTCTGCCGCCACCACACCCACTCACACCCCTCAGGACTCACTCATGGGTGTGGGAGGAGATGTGCAGGAGGCCTTCGCTCAGG GCCCCAGGAGGAACTTGAGAAATGACCTTCTAGTTGCTGCTGACTCCATCACCAACACCATGTCTTCATTGGTTAAAGAGCTCAATTCAG AGGCTGgaagtgagacagagagcaaCATGGACTCTCAGACAGACGAACTGGTCTCCTCTCCCTCATTCGATCTTCTAGCACAGATAACCACTAAACCACG
- the dtna gene encoding dystrobrevin alpha isoform X5, which translates to MVHSEGMIEDRGRSGDIMAERRQLFAEMRAQELDSIRLSTYRTACKLRFVQKKCNLHLVDIWNVIEAFRENGLNTMDLNTEFTVARLEAILSTIFYQLNKRMPTTHQINVEQSISLLLNFLLAAYDPESLGKISVFVVKMALATICGGKILDKLRYVFSQMSDPGGIMVYSQFDQFLREVLKLPMTVFEGPSFGYTEQATRTCFAQQKKVSLNTFLDTLMSDPPPQCLVWLPLMHRLANVENVFHPVECSYCHSESMMGFRYRCQQCHNYQLCQDCFWRGHASGSHSNQHQMKEYTSWKSPAKKLSNALSKSLSCASSREPLHPMFPDMPEKPLNLAHIVDTWPPRPMNSTNDFMLSHSMPTSGNPYSKKLNYSLDVADRLADEHVLIGLYVNLLQHNPTSCLLESSNHQDEEHSLIARYAARLASDAATVKQAQQQRVPNDISFSLDANKQQRQLIAELESKNREILQEIQRLRVQHEQASQPPTGTAQQNPTLLAELRLLRQRKDELEQRMSALQESRRELMVQLEQLMLLLKEEERKQATQGPGSPRSSPSHAVSRPIPMPTQSESAATTPTHTPQDSLMGVGGDVQEAFAQGPRRNLRNDLLVAADSITNTMSSLVKELNSEAGSETESNMDSQTDELVSSPSFDLLAQITTKPRVGRRNTGGVEEECYENDLVQVLEDELKMEELLKHRQEQEKTRMVTLQQ; encoded by the exons ATGGTACATTCTGAAGG AATGATTGAAGATCGTGGGAGGAGTGGTGACATAATGGCGGAGAGACGACAACTGTTCGCAGAGATGC GGGCACAAGAGTTGGATTCCATAAGATTGTCCACGTATAGAACAGCTTGCAAACTCAGATTCGTTCAGAAGAAATGCAATC TCCATTTGGTGGACATCTGGAATGTGATTGAGGCGTTCCGAGAGAACGGCCTGAACACCATGGACCTCAACACAGAGTTCACTGTGGCTCGCCTGGAAGCAATACTCTCCACCATCTTCTACCAGCTCAACAAGCGCATGCCCACCACCCACCAGATAAATGTGGAACAGTCCATCAGTCTGCTGCTCAACTTCCTGCTGGCTGCCTATGACCC GGAAAGCCTCGGAAAAATCTCTGTCTTTGTTGTGAAGATGGCCCTGGCAACCATCTGCGGAGGGAAGATTTTGGATAAATTAAGAT ATGTTTTTTCACAGAtgtcagaccctggtggcatAATGGTATACTCCCAATTTGACCAGTTTCTGAGGGAGGTTCTCAAATTACCAATGACTGTTTTTGAGGGACCTTCCTTTGGCTATACTGAGCAAGCCACAAGAACTTGCTTTGCACAGCAG AAAAAGGTCTCCCTCAACACATTCCTGGACACGCTGATGTCAGACCCTCCTCCTCAGTGTCTGGTGTGGTTACCACTTATGCATCGCTTGGCTAATGTGGAGAATG TGTTCCACCCAGTCGAGTGCTCTTACTGCCACAGTGAGAGTATGATGGGCTTCCGCTACCGCTGCCAGCAATGTCATAATTACCAGCTGTGTCAGGACTGCTTCTGGAGGGGGCATGCCAGCGGTTCCCATAGTAACCAGCACCAAATGAAGGAGTACACGTCATGG AAATCGCCTGCTAAGAAGTTATCTAATGCTCTCAGCAAGTCTCTGAGCTGTGCATCCAGCAGAGAACCTTTACACCCTATGTTTCCTGACATGCCAGAGAAACCTCTGAACCTTGCCCACATTGT AGACACTTG GCCTCCCAGACCAATGAACAGCACCAATGACTTCATGCTCTCCCACTCCATGCCCACGTCAGGGAACCCTTACTCTAAGAA GTTAAACTACAGTCTTGATGTGGCCGATAGACTGGCTGATGAACATGTTCTCATTGGGCTGTATGTGAATCTCCTACAACACAACCCCACATCATG TTTGCTGGAGAGCAGTAACCACCAGGATGAAGAGCACAGTCTCATCGCCCGCTACGCTGCTAGACTGGCCTCTGACGCAGCCACCGTG AAACAAGCCCAGCAGCAGAGGGTGCCCAACgacatctctttctctctggacGCCAACAAGCAGCAGAGGCAGCTTATTGCCGAGCTGGAGAGCAAAAACAG AGAGATCCTGCAGGAGATCCAGCGCCTGCGAGTGCAGCACGAGCAGGCCTCCCAGCCGCCAACGGGCACGGCCCAACAGAACCCCACTCTGCTGGCCGAGCTACGGCTTCTCAG GCAACGCAAAGATGAGCTGGAGCAGAGGATGTCCGCTCTGCAGGAGAGTCGCAGGGAACTCATGGTACAGCTGGAGCAGCTGATGCTGCTGCTGAAG GAGGAGGAAAGGAAGCAAGCT ACTCAGGGGCCTGGCTCCCCCCGCTCATCCCCAAGCCACGCAGTCAGCCGGCCCATCCCCATGCCAACCCAGTCAGAGTCTGCCGCCACCACACCCACTCACACCCCTCAGGACTCACTCATGGGTGTGGGAGGAGATGTGCAGGAGGCCTTCGCTCAGG GCCCCAGGAGGAACTTGAGAAATGACCTTCTAGTTGCTGCTGACTCCATCACCAACACCATGTCTTCATTGGTTAAAGAGCTCAATTCAG AGGCTGgaagtgagacagagagcaaCATGGACTCTCAGACAGACGAACTGGTCTCCTCTCCCTCATTCGATCTTCTAGCACAGATAACCACTAAACCACG